The Anopheles merus strain MAF chromosome 2L, AmerM5.1, whole genome shotgun sequence genome has a segment encoding these proteins:
- the LOC121593586 gene encoding homeodomain-interacting protein kinase 2 isoform X3 yields MGAPSNGSKTAHSKVATGGGHANTQTSSKRSSSGADGDYQLVQHEVLYSLSAQYEVLEFLGRGTFGQVVKCWKKGTSDIVAIKILKNHPSYARQGQIEVSILSRLSQENADEFNFVRAFECFQHKNHTCLVFEMLEQNLYDFLKQNKFSPLPLKYIRPILQQVLTALLKLKQLGLIHADLKPENIMLVDPNRQPYRVKVIDFGSASHVSKTVCNTYLQSRYYRAPEIILGLPFCEAIDMWSLGCVVAELFLGWPLYPGSSEYDQIRYISQTQGLPTEHMLNSASKTAKFFYRDVDSTYPFWRLKTPEEHEAETNNKSKEARKYIFNCLDDIGQVNVPTDIEGGQLLAEKTDRREFIDLLKRMLTIDQERRITPGEALNHSFATLAHLVDYAHCNNVKASVQMMEVCRRTDSMIHTYNLSVQPTTATLVTNFVPNTTENMTITFNNQVQRIVRERAPTYDNHLYQIYGGRNVGRQYSNARPDAFQHQLVSSILCPPGYQTMPSPTKHVVVGGTSMQPPLQVPPQQYVNVPVPVSMVEPSSGQRMLLTNAVQPNVAWPQSGRQVAIVPSWSQQPGPAHSLIVDSAPFLKLEGIYPNPHLNIQTSHHEPKKESPVHHLVVRKYSSVSRHDKKENNQLSPVKKRVKENTPPHQRYNRSHMCPQYHDNGTGSGATAGSSSAVASSSSSSTSAFYQQQQQQQQQQQSQVPSTSGSQQMQAPPVQQAQAQAQVPAPQHHHHHHHSQQQPQLASGSSGSGGHHSHHHQQQHYQPVDSSGPISGGGAGNLHHSSSSTSSYGGSGSGGAGGSSVVMGGNGNIHHSGSGHHHHGSSGHIHHGHGHAHHGGGGGAGHHGSSHHGHGGSGSYGGSSKQQTITIHDTPSPTAVITISDSEDESPEVKHSTSSSSKGSSHNAASGQACTRGTHQSSSSCRGGGGGSGGNGCSGGIKTSSSSSNVAHNSSASNQLSGGSGAHQQQPQPQPSSYQQYGQPQQQHMSVISSGSSGGNGASCSGGSSSGRQRKSTAVSSSATACVTLGDSDGEGERRSPKHQPIKYEQHAGQSQKKRLLAMAQNECLLLPSSGGSGGSQQPLHVPKQEPSEFVAYEYPSQQQQQQVDKRSSWAPPTMGSSSSSSHYGGGGHKRESSSYIPSSSASSSSSLAAATAAAAAAAAAAIQQQQHQGGGSGGGGCSGGSLGHAPPPHAHAKSTPTGATSWGPPTAAVYRQHQPSANTPLGSSPGAILQQHQHQAQQQQDMYAQGDMYRRSAVFVSQAAPYQTAYNRVVPPPAHNASSRQVLPTHPLPAHIQFPTAQYGQFGPLSPAQIANKHHYAWFGE; encoded by the exons ATGGGTGCCCCGTCCAACGGCTCCAAGACGGCACATTCAAAGGTTGCAACCGGAGGAGGTCATGCCAACACGCAGACCTCCAGCAAGCGTTCCAGCAGCGGTGCCGACGGTGACTACCAGCTGGTACAGCACGAGGTGCTCTACTCCCTCTCCGCCCAGTATGAG GTCCTAGAATTTCTTGGCCGCGGCACATTCGGGCAGGTGGTAAAATGCTGGAAGAAGGGCACGAGCGACATCGTCGCGATCAAGATCCTGAAGAACCATCCGTCCTACGCGCGGCAGGGCCAGATCGAGGTGTCGATCCTCAGCCGGCTCAGCCAGGAGAATGCGGACGAGTTCAACTTCGTGCGGGCGTTCGAGTGCTTCCAGCACAAGAACCACACCTGTCTGGTGTTCGAGATGCTCGAGCAGAACCTGTACGACTTTCTGAAGCAGAACAAATTCTCGCCGCTTCCGCTGAAGTACATCAGGCCCATACTGCAACAG GTTTTGACTGCCCTGTTGAAGCTGAAGCAGTTGGGCCTGATCCACGCGGACTTGAAGCCCGAAAACATCATGCTGGTCGATCCTAACCGACAACCTTACCG CGTGAAGGTGATCGATTTCGGATCGGCGTCGCACGTCAGCAAAACGGTGTGCAATACGTACCTGCAGTCGCGCTACTACCGTGCACCGGAAATTATCCTCGGGCTGCCGTTCTGCGAGGCGATCGACATGTGGTCGCTCGGCTGTGTGGTGGCGGAACTGTTCCTGGGTTGGCCCTTGTATCCCGGATCGTCTGAGTATGATCAAATCCG GTACATATCGCAGACACAGGGTCTACCGACTGAGCACATGCTGAACAGTGCCAGCAAGACGGCAAAGTTCTTCTACCGCGATGTCGACTCGACGTACCCGTTCTGGCGGTTGAAAACGCCCGAGGAGCACGAGGCGGAGACGAACAACAAGAGCAAGGAGGCACGCAAGTACATCTTCAACTGTCTGGACGATATCGGGCAGGTGAACGTGCCGACCGACATCGAGGGTGGACAGCTGCTGGCGGAGAAGACGGACCGGCGCGAGTTTATCGATCTGCTGAAGCGCATGCTAACGATCGATCAGGAGCGGCGCATTACGCCGGGCGAGGCTCTGAACCACTCGTTCGCGACGCTGGCCCACCTGGTGGACTATGCGCACTGTAACAACGTGAAGGCGTCGGTACAGATGATGGAGGTTTGTCGCCGTACGGACTCGATGATTCACAC TTATAACCTGAGTGTGCAACCAACGACGGCCACGCTGGTGACCAACTTTGTGCCGAACACGACCGAAAACATGACGATCACGTTCAACAACCAGGTGCAGCGGATTGTGCGCGAGCGCGCCCCGACCTACGACAACCATCTGTACCAGATCTACGGCGGGCGTAACGTGGGCCGCCAGTACAGCAATGCCCGGCCGGATGCGTTCCAGCACCAGCTCGTGTCGAGTATACTGTGCCCGCCCGGCTATCAGACAATGCCGAGCCCCACGAAGCACGTGGTCGTCGGTGGTACGTCGATGCAGCCCCCGTTGCAGGTGCCGCCGCAGCAGTACGTGAACGTGCCCGTCCCCGTGTCGATGGTGGAACCGTCCTCCGGCCAGCGGATGCTGCTCACGAACGCGGTCCAGCCGAACGTGGCGTGGCCGCAGTCGGGCCGGCAGGTCGCCATCGTACCGTCCTGGTCGCAGCAGCCCGGGCCGGCCCATTCGCTCATTGTCGATTCGGCACCGTTCCTGAAGCTGGAAGGAATCTACCCGAACCCGCACCTCAACATCCAAACGAGCCATCACGAGCCGAAGAAGGAGTCGCCCGTACATCATCTGGT TGTTCGTAAATATTCCAGCGTTTCCCGGCACGACAAGAAGGAAAACAACCAATTGTCGCCGGTCAAAAAGCGTGTCAAGGAGAATACTCCGCCCCACCAGCGGTACAACCGGAGCCACATGTGCCCGCAGTACCACGACAATGGTACGGGCAGTGGTGCGACAGCCGGAAGCAGCAGTGCGGTCGCCTcatcctcgtcctcgtcgacGTCCGCGTtctatcagcagcagcagcagcagcaacagcagcaacaatccCAGGTCCCGAGCACTAGTGGCAGCCAGCAGATGCAGGCACCACCGGTACAACAAGCCCAGGCACAGGCTCAGGTCCCGGCCCcgcagcaccatcaccaccatcatcattcgcagcagcagccgcagctgGCGAGTGGTAGCAGTGGCAGCGGTGGTCACCACagccatcaccatcagcaacagcacTATCAGCCGGTGGATTCGTCCGGTCCGATCAGTGGTGGCGGTGCAGGCAATTTGCATCACTCGTCATCTTCCACCTCGTCGTACGGTGGCAGTGGAAGCGGCGGTGCTGGTGGTTCGTCCGTAGTGATGGGAGGCAATGGAAATATCCACCATAGTGGCAGCGGCCACCATCACCACGGCAGCAGTGGACACATCCATCACGGACACGGCCACGCTCAtcatggcggtggtggtggtgcgggtCATCATGGCAGCAGTCACCACGGGCACGGTGGCAGCGGAAGCTacggtggcagcagcaagcagcagacGATCACAATTCACGATACACCGTCGCCGACGGCTGTGATTACGATCTCGGACAGTGAGGATGAGTCGCCGGAGGTGAAACACAGCACGAGCTCGTCCTCGAAGGGCTCCTCGCACAACGCGGCCTCGGGTCAGGCGTGTACGCGTGGCACACATCAATCGTCGTCCTCGTGCCGCGGAGGAGGGGGAGGAAGCGGCGGAAACGGTTGCAGTGGGGGTATTAAGACGTCCTCGTCCTCTTCAAACGTTGCGCACAATTCGTCCGCATCGAACCAGCTCAGTGGTGGATCCGGTGCccatcagcagcaaccacaaccacaaccgTCGTCGTACCAGCAGTACGGACAACCTCAGCAGCAACACATGAGCGTCATTAGTAGCGGTAGTAGCGGCGGCAATGGTGCATCCTGTAGCGGTGGCTCTAGCAGTGGCCGACAGCGCAAATCGACGGCGGTGTCATCGTCGGCGACCGCGTGCGTTACGCTCGGGGACAGCGATGGCGAAGGGGAACGTCGCAGTCCAAAGCATCAGC CGATCAAGTACGAACAGCATGCCGGACAGTCGCAGAAGAAGCGTCTGCTTGCGATGGCCCAGAACGAATGTCTGCTGCTGCCCTCGTCCGGCGGCAGCGGTGGCAGCCAGCAGCCACTGCACGTTCCGAAACAGGAGCCGAGCGAGTTTGTCGCGTACGAGTATccttcgcagcagcagcagcagcaggtcgaCAAGCGTTCCTCGTGGGCCCCACCAACGATGGgatcgtcctcctcgtcctcccaCTACGGTGGCGGTGGACACAAGCGCGAATCGTCATCGTACATCCCGTCGTCTTCAGCATCGTCTTCGTCCTCGCTGGCCGCAGCAAcggcagccgcagcagcagccgccgccgcagccatccagcagcagcaacatcagggTGGTGGCAGTGGAGGAGGCGGCTGCAGCGGGGGCTCCCTCGGGCATGCTCCTCCGCCGCATGCTCACGCCAAGAGCACGCCGACCGGGGCGACCTCCTGGGGCCCCCCGACGGCGGCCGTGTACCGTCAGCATCAGCCGAGCGCCAACACGCCGCTCGGCAGTTCGCCCGGAGCCAtcctgcagcagcatcagcatcaggcccagcagcagcaggacatGTACGCCCAGGGGGACATGTACCGCCGATCGGCGGTATTCGTCTCGCAGGCAGCCCCCTACCAGACGGCGTACAATCgggtggtgccgccgccgGCACACAACGCCTCCAGCCGACAG GTGCTGCCCACACACCCGCTGCCAGCGCACATTCAGTTCCCGACTGCCCAGTACGGCCAGTTCGGACCGCTGAGCCCGGCACAGATCGCCAACAAGCACCACTACGCCTGGTTCGGCGAGTAA
- the LOC121593586 gene encoding homeodomain-interacting protein kinase 2 isoform X2 — protein MGAPSNGSKTAHSKVATGGGHANTQTSSKRSSSGADGDYQLVQHEVLYSLSAQYEVLEFLGRGTFGQVVKCWKKGTSDIVAIKILKNHPSYARQGQIEVSILSRLSQENADEFNFVRAFECFQHKNHTCLVFEMLEQNLYDFLKQNKFSPLPLKYIRPILQQVLTALLKLKQLGLIHADLKPENIMLVDPNRQPYRVKVIDFGSASHVSKTVCNTYLQSRYYRAPEIILGLPFCEAIDMWSLGCVVAELFLGWPLYPGSSEYDQIRYISQTQGLPTEHMLNSASKTAKFFYRDVDSTYPFWRLKTPEEHEAETNNKSKEARKYIFNCLDDIGQVNVPTDIEGGQLLAEKTDRREFIDLLKRMLTIDQERRITPGEALNHSFATLAHLVDYAHCNNVKASVQMMEVCRRTDSMIHTYNLSVQPTTATLVTNFVPNTTENMTITFNNQVQRIVRERAPTYDNHLYQIYGGRNVGRQYSNARPDAFQHQLVSSILCPPGYQTMPSPTKHVVVGGTSMQPPLQVPPQQYVNVPVPVSMVEPSSGQRMLLTNAVQPNVAWPQSGRQVAIVPSWSQQPGPAHSLIVDSAPFLKLEGIYPNPHLNIQTSHHEPKKESPVHHLVVSRHDKKENNQLSPVKKRVKENTPPHQRYNRSHMCPQYHDNGTGSGATAGSSSAVASSSSSSTSAFYQQQQQQQQQQQSQVPSTSGSQQMQAPPVQQAQAQAQVPAPQHHHHHHHSQQQPQLASGSSGSGGHHSHHHQQQHYQPVDSSGPISGGGAGNLHHSSSSTSSYGGSGSGGAGGSSVVMGGNGNIHHSGSGHHHHGSSGHIHHGHGHAHHGGGGGAGHHGSSHHGHGGSGSYGGSSKQQTITIHDTPSPTAVITISDSEDESPEVKHSTSSSSKGSSHNAASGQACTRGTHQSSSSCRGGGGGSGGNGCSGGIKTSSSSSNVAHNSSASNQLSGGSGAHQQQPQPQPSSYQQYGQPQQQHMSVISSGSSGGNGASCSGGSSSGRQRKSTAVSSSATACVTLGDSDGEGERRSPKHQPIKYEQHAGQSQKKRLLAMAQNECLLLPSSGGSGGSQQPLHVPKQEPSEFVAYEYPSQQQQQQVDKRSSWAPPTMGSSSSSSHYGGGGHKRESSSYIPSSSASSSSSLAAATAAAAAAAAAAIQQQQHQGGGSGGGGCSGGSLGHAPPPHAHAKSTPTGATSWGPPTAAVYRQHQPSANTPLGSSPGAILQQHQHQAQQQQDMYAQGDMYRRSAVFVSQAAPYQTAYNRVVPPPAHNASSRQVRKTPLSTSSPYASKDSTTSTERFPSFPLQVLPTHPLPAHIQFPTAQYGQFGPLSPAQIANKHHYAWFGE, from the exons ATGGGTGCCCCGTCCAACGGCTCCAAGACGGCACATTCAAAGGTTGCAACCGGAGGAGGTCATGCCAACACGCAGACCTCCAGCAAGCGTTCCAGCAGCGGTGCCGACGGTGACTACCAGCTGGTACAGCACGAGGTGCTCTACTCCCTCTCCGCCCAGTATGAG GTCCTAGAATTTCTTGGCCGCGGCACATTCGGGCAGGTGGTAAAATGCTGGAAGAAGGGCACGAGCGACATCGTCGCGATCAAGATCCTGAAGAACCATCCGTCCTACGCGCGGCAGGGCCAGATCGAGGTGTCGATCCTCAGCCGGCTCAGCCAGGAGAATGCGGACGAGTTCAACTTCGTGCGGGCGTTCGAGTGCTTCCAGCACAAGAACCACACCTGTCTGGTGTTCGAGATGCTCGAGCAGAACCTGTACGACTTTCTGAAGCAGAACAAATTCTCGCCGCTTCCGCTGAAGTACATCAGGCCCATACTGCAACAG GTTTTGACTGCCCTGTTGAAGCTGAAGCAGTTGGGCCTGATCCACGCGGACTTGAAGCCCGAAAACATCATGCTGGTCGATCCTAACCGACAACCTTACCG CGTGAAGGTGATCGATTTCGGATCGGCGTCGCACGTCAGCAAAACGGTGTGCAATACGTACCTGCAGTCGCGCTACTACCGTGCACCGGAAATTATCCTCGGGCTGCCGTTCTGCGAGGCGATCGACATGTGGTCGCTCGGCTGTGTGGTGGCGGAACTGTTCCTGGGTTGGCCCTTGTATCCCGGATCGTCTGAGTATGATCAAATCCG GTACATATCGCAGACACAGGGTCTACCGACTGAGCACATGCTGAACAGTGCCAGCAAGACGGCAAAGTTCTTCTACCGCGATGTCGACTCGACGTACCCGTTCTGGCGGTTGAAAACGCCCGAGGAGCACGAGGCGGAGACGAACAACAAGAGCAAGGAGGCACGCAAGTACATCTTCAACTGTCTGGACGATATCGGGCAGGTGAACGTGCCGACCGACATCGAGGGTGGACAGCTGCTGGCGGAGAAGACGGACCGGCGCGAGTTTATCGATCTGCTGAAGCGCATGCTAACGATCGATCAGGAGCGGCGCATTACGCCGGGCGAGGCTCTGAACCACTCGTTCGCGACGCTGGCCCACCTGGTGGACTATGCGCACTGTAACAACGTGAAGGCGTCGGTACAGATGATGGAGGTTTGTCGCCGTACGGACTCGATGATTCACAC TTATAACCTGAGTGTGCAACCAACGACGGCCACGCTGGTGACCAACTTTGTGCCGAACACGACCGAAAACATGACGATCACGTTCAACAACCAGGTGCAGCGGATTGTGCGCGAGCGCGCCCCGACCTACGACAACCATCTGTACCAGATCTACGGCGGGCGTAACGTGGGCCGCCAGTACAGCAATGCCCGGCCGGATGCGTTCCAGCACCAGCTCGTGTCGAGTATACTGTGCCCGCCCGGCTATCAGACAATGCCGAGCCCCACGAAGCACGTGGTCGTCGGTGGTACGTCGATGCAGCCCCCGTTGCAGGTGCCGCCGCAGCAGTACGTGAACGTGCCCGTCCCCGTGTCGATGGTGGAACCGTCCTCCGGCCAGCGGATGCTGCTCACGAACGCGGTCCAGCCGAACGTGGCGTGGCCGCAGTCGGGCCGGCAGGTCGCCATCGTACCGTCCTGGTCGCAGCAGCCCGGGCCGGCCCATTCGCTCATTGTCGATTCGGCACCGTTCCTGAAGCTGGAAGGAATCTACCCGAACCCGCACCTCAACATCCAAACGAGCCATCACGAGCCGAAGAAGGAGTCGCCCGTACATCATCTGGT CGTTTCCCGGCACGACAAGAAGGAAAACAACCAATTGTCGCCGGTCAAAAAGCGTGTCAAGGAGAATACTCCGCCCCACCAGCGGTACAACCGGAGCCACATGTGCCCGCAGTACCACGACAATGGTACGGGCAGTGGTGCGACAGCCGGAAGCAGCAGTGCGGTCGCCTcatcctcgtcctcgtcgacGTCCGCGTtctatcagcagcagcagcagcagcaacagcagcaacaatccCAGGTCCCGAGCACTAGTGGCAGCCAGCAGATGCAGGCACCACCGGTACAACAAGCCCAGGCACAGGCTCAGGTCCCGGCCCcgcagcaccatcaccaccatcatcattcgcagcagcagccgcagctgGCGAGTGGTAGCAGTGGCAGCGGTGGTCACCACagccatcaccatcagcaacagcacTATCAGCCGGTGGATTCGTCCGGTCCGATCAGTGGTGGCGGTGCAGGCAATTTGCATCACTCGTCATCTTCCACCTCGTCGTACGGTGGCAGTGGAAGCGGCGGTGCTGGTGGTTCGTCCGTAGTGATGGGAGGCAATGGAAATATCCACCATAGTGGCAGCGGCCACCATCACCACGGCAGCAGTGGACACATCCATCACGGACACGGCCACGCTCAtcatggcggtggtggtggtgcgggtCATCATGGCAGCAGTCACCACGGGCACGGTGGCAGCGGAAGCTacggtggcagcagcaagcagcagacGATCACAATTCACGATACACCGTCGCCGACGGCTGTGATTACGATCTCGGACAGTGAGGATGAGTCGCCGGAGGTGAAACACAGCACGAGCTCGTCCTCGAAGGGCTCCTCGCACAACGCGGCCTCGGGTCAGGCGTGTACGCGTGGCACACATCAATCGTCGTCCTCGTGCCGCGGAGGAGGGGGAGGAAGCGGCGGAAACGGTTGCAGTGGGGGTATTAAGACGTCCTCGTCCTCTTCAAACGTTGCGCACAATTCGTCCGCATCGAACCAGCTCAGTGGTGGATCCGGTGCccatcagcagcaaccacaaccacaaccgTCGTCGTACCAGCAGTACGGACAACCTCAGCAGCAACACATGAGCGTCATTAGTAGCGGTAGTAGCGGCGGCAATGGTGCATCCTGTAGCGGTGGCTCTAGCAGTGGCCGACAGCGCAAATCGACGGCGGTGTCATCGTCGGCGACCGCGTGCGTTACGCTCGGGGACAGCGATGGCGAAGGGGAACGTCGCAGTCCAAAGCATCAGC CGATCAAGTACGAACAGCATGCCGGACAGTCGCAGAAGAAGCGTCTGCTTGCGATGGCCCAGAACGAATGTCTGCTGCTGCCCTCGTCCGGCGGCAGCGGTGGCAGCCAGCAGCCACTGCACGTTCCGAAACAGGAGCCGAGCGAGTTTGTCGCGTACGAGTATccttcgcagcagcagcagcagcaggtcgaCAAGCGTTCCTCGTGGGCCCCACCAACGATGGgatcgtcctcctcgtcctcccaCTACGGTGGCGGTGGACACAAGCGCGAATCGTCATCGTACATCCCGTCGTCTTCAGCATCGTCTTCGTCCTCGCTGGCCGCAGCAAcggcagccgcagcagcagccgccgccgcagccatccagcagcagcaacatcagggTGGTGGCAGTGGAGGAGGCGGCTGCAGCGGGGGCTCCCTCGGGCATGCTCCTCCGCCGCATGCTCACGCCAAGAGCACGCCGACCGGGGCGACCTCCTGGGGCCCCCCGACGGCGGCCGTGTACCGTCAGCATCAGCCGAGCGCCAACACGCCGCTCGGCAGTTCGCCCGGAGCCAtcctgcagcagcatcagcatcaggcccagcagcagcaggacatGTACGCCCAGGGGGACATGTACCGCCGATCGGCGGTATTCGTCTCGCAGGCAGCCCCCTACCAGACGGCGTACAATCgggtggtgccgccgccgGCACACAACGCCTCCAGCCGACAGGTGCGGAAGACACCGCTTAGCACTAGCTCGCCGTACGCGTCCAAGGACAGCACGACCAGCACTGAGCGCTTCCCGTCTTTTCCGTTGCAGGTGCTGCCCACACACCCGCTGCCAGCGCACATTCAGTTCCCGACTGCCCAGTACGGCCAGTTCGGACCGCTGAGCCCGGCACAGATCGCCAACAAGCACCACTACGCCTGGTTCGGCGAGTAA